Proteins encoded by one window of Mustela erminea isolate mMusErm1 chromosome 5, mMusErm1.Pri, whole genome shotgun sequence:
- the LOC116590410 gene encoding myocyte-specific enhancer factor 2A-like: MPTAYNTDYSLTSPDLSALQGFNSPGMLSLGQVSAWQQHHLGQAALSSLVAGGQLSQCSNLSINTNQNTNIKSEPVSPPRDRMTPSGFQQQQPRPQPPPPQLPQPPQPRQEMGRSPVDSLSSSSSSYGGSDREDPWGDFHSPIVLGRPPTTEDRESPSVKRMRMDAWVT, translated from the exons ATTACTCACTGACTAGCCCAGACCTGTCGGCCCTGCAGGGCTTCAACTCCCCAGGCATGCTGTCTCTGGGACAGGTGTCGGCCTGGCAGCAGCACCATTTAGGACAAGCCGCCCTCAGCTCTCTGGT TGCTGGAGGGCAGTTATCTCAGTGTTCGAATTTATCCATTAATACCAACCAAAACACCAACATTAAGTCAGAACCAGTTTCACCTCCCCGGGATCGAATGACCCCATCAGgcttccagcagcagcagccacggccgcagccgccgccgccacagctcccccagcccccccagcCCCGGCAGGAAATGGGGCGCTCCCCTGTGGACAGTCTGAGCAGCTCGAGCAGCTCCTATGGTGGGAGTGACCGGGAGGATCCATGGGGCGACTTCCATTCTCCAATCGTGCTTGGCCGACCCCCCAccacagaggacagagaaagcCCTTCCGTCAAGCGAATGAGGATGGATGCATGGGTGACCTAA
- the LOC116589801 gene encoding LOW QUALITY PROTEIN: uncharacterized protein LOC116589801 (The sequence of the model RefSeq protein was modified relative to this genomic sequence to represent the inferred CDS: substituted 2 bases at 2 genomic stop codons), whose protein sequence is MPGSPQVAVALATCPDPIMTTLSASDLCHYQGAYIWPLTVECCPVDVLSVYMFFASVMKPPISSNLYPVIDDSTSSRHLKPKRVLPPDDSPLIDLLTENPPPYQPPPPPAQASNSSESEEESNNLLEERHPLPSPMAGRLRGRKEPAKEGSSKLLPLRQGGGPGNQFQYWPFSASDLYNWKSHNPSFSQDPIALTALIESILITHQPTWNDCQQLLQTLLTIEERQKVYLEARKNVPGDNGRPTQLPNVIDAAFPLTRPDWGFNTAEGRTHLNLYRQLLIAGLHNAGRRPTNLAQNTPLLPVKKPGTDDYRPVQDLREVNKRVEDIHPTVPNPYNLLSTLPPTHSWYTVLDLKDAFFCLRLSPQSQPIFAFEWKDPELGISGQLTWTRLPQGFKNSPTLFDEALHQDLADFRVRHPSLILLQYVDDILLAATNEEDCQTGTGDLLRTLGQLGYRASTKKAQICQTKVTYLGYELHNGQRWLTAARKETISSIPMPQTHRQLREFLGTAGFCKLWIPGFAEIAAPLYPLTKQDTPFVWTEQQQQAFNHIKQALLKSPALGLPDITKPFDLFVDEKQGFAKGVLTQRLGPWRRPIAYLSMKLDPVAAGWPPCLKMIAAIAVLVKDATKLTLGQPVTILAPHTVESLIRQPPDRWLSNARLTHYQSLLLDTDRIQFGPVVTLNPATLLPTPGEAPLHDCHQILAETHGTRPDLTDQPMKDADLPWYTDGSSYLQDGEXRAGAAITTDSQIVWASALPGGTSAQRAELIALTQALQLAEGKKLNVYTDSRYAFATAHIHGEIYQRRGLLTSDGKEVKNKTEILALLKALFLPKKLSIMHCPGHQKGSSPEAKGNLLADETARRAALGPQLLTVTILTETEGTNEAPVWNYEETNLDIMQRLGANYNPTLNQWEYQGKAIMPIKMAKELINHLHRLTHLSANKMKSLMDRANLENYFPKRNFLLRQAAANCRVCAQVNPGKTSIXPGVRVRSRRPGTHWEIDFTEIKPGMYGYKYLLVFLDTFSGWAEAFPTKKETANIVAKKLLEEIFPRPICKLCSWCNKKSGNPWQPPTRKNLTSHRDPIPTKSGILSGYAGIEPQILNPAGKDLTRCS, encoded by the exons ATGCCAGGGAGCCCCCAGGTGGCCGTAGCCCTTGCTACCTGCCCTGACCCCATCATGACAACTTTATCAGCAAGTGACCTCTGCCACTACCAAGGGGCCTATATCTGGCCCCTCACAGTCGAGT GCTGTCCTGTCGACGTCCTAAGTGTCTATATGTTCTTTGCATCAGTTATGAAG CCTCCTATTTCTTCCAACTTATACCCTGTAATAGATGATTCCACCTCTTCCCGGCATCTTAAGCCAAAGAGGGTCCTTCCTCCTGATGACTCCCCCTTAATAGACCTCTTAACCGAGAACCCCCCTCCCTACCAGCCTCCCCCTCCACCGGCGCAAGCATCAAATTCCTCAGAATCTGAGGAAGAATCAAATAACCTGCTGGAGGAACGCCACCCCTTACCATCCCCAATGGCGGGAAGACTTAGGGGTCGCAAGGAACCTGCAAAGGAGGGGTCTTCCAAGCTCCTTCCCCTACGCCAAGGAGGGGGCCCAGGCAACCAATTCCAATACTGGCCCTTCTCGGCCTCAGACTTATATAACTGGAAGTCCCATAACCCTTCCTTCTCACAGGACCCTATAGCTTTGACCGCTCTGATCGAGTCCATTCTAATCACGCATCAACCCACTTGGAATGATTGCCAGCAGCTCTTGCAGACTCTTCTCACTATAGAGGAGAGACAAAAAGTTTATCTGGAAGCCAGAAAAAATGTTCCGGGAGACAATGGAAGACCTACCCAGCTCCCGAATGTGATTGATGCCGCCTTTCCCTTGACCCGTCCTGACTGGGGTTTCAATACGGCTGAAGGTAGGACCCACCTAAATCTTTATCGCCAGTTACTCATAGCAGGCCTCCATAATGCAGGGCGCCGCCCTACCAATTTGGCTCAG AATACTCCTCTACTACCTGTCAAGAAACCTGGTACAGATGACTACCGGCCGGTCCAGGACCTAAGAGAGGTCAATAAACGAGTAGAAGACATCCACCCTACCGTGCCTAACCCTTACAACCTACTTAGCACCTTGCCTCCGACCCACTCATGGTATACTGTCCTAGATCTAAAGGACGCTTTCTTCTGTTTAAGACTAAGTCCCCAGAGTCAACCCATTTTTGCATTCGAGTGGAAGGACCCAGAATTGGGAATTTCAGGTCAGCTAACCTGGACAAGGCTACCACAAGGATTTAAGAACAGCCCCACGTTATTCGATGAGGCCCTCCACCAGGACCTAGCCGATTTCCGGGTAAGACACCCCTCCCTGATCTTACTCCAATATGTCGATGACATCTTACTGGCAGCAACAAATGAGGAGGACTGTCAAACAGGTACAGGGGACCTCCTACGAACCCTTGGCCAGTTGGGATATAGGGCATCCACAAAGAAGGCTCAGATTTGTCAGACTAAGGTCACCTACCTGGGCTATGAATTGCATAATGGCCAGAGATGGCTAACGGCCGCAAGGAAAGAGACTATATCCAGCATTCCAATGCCCCAAACCCACAGGCAATTGCGGGAATTCCTAGGGACAGCGGGCTTTTGTAAGCTATGGATCCCTGGGTTTGCAGAAATAGCGGCCCCCCTATACCCCTTGACCAAACAGGATACCCCTTTCGTCTGGACTGAACAACAACAGCAGGCATTCAATCATATTAAACAAGCTCTCCTCAAGTCCCCAGCATTAGGCCTGCCGGACATAACTAAACCCTTTGACTTGTTTGTCGATGAAAAACAAGGGTTTGCTAAGGGGGTTCTAACTCAAAGACTAGGGCCTTGGAGACGCCCTATCGCCTACCTCTCTATGAAGTTAGATCCCGTAGCAGCAGGATGGCCACCATGCCTAAAAATGATAGCAGCCATAGCGGTCCTAGTCAAGGATGCAACCAAACTAACTTTGGGACAGCCTGTAACAATCCTGGCTCCACACACAGTGGAATCTTTAATTCGCCAACCACCAGACCGCTGGCTGTCTAATGCTCGCCTTACTCACTATCAGTCCCTCCTCCTGGACACAGACAGGATCCAGTTCGGACCTGTGGTGACTCTCAACCCCGCAACTCTCCTACCCACCCCTGGAGAGGCCCCCTTGCATGATTGTCACCAGATCCTTGCAGAAACACATGGAACACGACCTGACCTAACCGACCAACCCATGAAGGATGCGGACCTACCCTGGTACACAGATGGCAGTAGCTACCTGCAGGATGGAGAATGACGGGCAGGAGCCGCCATCACGACCGACTCTCAAATTGTGTGGGCAAGTGCGTTACCAGGAGGCACTTCAGCCCAACGGGCCGAGCTAATCGCCTTAACGCAGGCCCTCCAACTGGCAGAAGGTAAGAAACTCAATGTTTACACAGATAGCAGATACGCCTTTGCCACCGCCCATATTCATGGGGAAATTTATCAGAGAAGGGGACTACTAACCTCCGAtgggaaagaagttaaaaataagactGAAATATTGGCCCTACTAAAGGCCTTATTTCTCCCCAAGAAGTTGAGCATAATGCATTGCCCAGGCCATCAAAAAGGAAGTAGCCCAGAGGCCAAAGGAAATCTCTTGGCCGATGAAACAGCCCGACGGGCAGCTTTAGGGCCTCAACTATTGACTGTCACCATCCTCACTGAAACAGAGGGAACCAATGAAGCCCCCGTTTGGAATTATGAAGAAACCAATTTAGACATCATGCAGAGGTTGGGGGCCAATTACAACCCGACCCTGAACCAATGGGAATATCAAGGAAAAGCCATAATGCCCATTAAAATGGCAAAGGAACTAATAAATCACCTCCATCGGCTGACTCATCTAAgtgcaaacaaaatgaaatccttAATGGATAGAGCCAATTTAGAAAACTATTTCCCCAAACGAAACTTCCTTCTTCGACAAGCGGCCGCAAATTGCAGAGTGTGTGCCCAAGTCAATCCTGGAAAAACTAGTATCTGACCAGGAGTCCGAGTACGCAGTCGCCGCCCTGGCACACATTGGGAAATTGACTTTACCGAGATTAAGCCTGGCATGTATGGATATAAATATCTCTTAGTTTTTCTAGACACTTTTTCAGGTTGGGCAGAGGCCTTCCCCACCAAGAAGGAGACTGCCAACATAGTTGCTAAGAAGTTACTGGAGGAGATTTTCCCAAG GCCCATCTGCAAGCTTTGCAGCTGGTGCAACAAGAAATCTGGAAACCCCTGGCAGCCGCCTACCAGGAAGAACTTAACATCCCATCGCGACCCCATCCCTACAAAATCGGGGATACTGTCTGGGTACGCAGGCATCGAGCCACAAATCTTGAACCCCGCTGGAAAGGACCTCACACGGTGCTCCTAA